A stretch of the Thermoleophilaceae bacterium genome encodes the following:
- the dnaG gene encoding DNA primase, producing MSLYTTDSIERVKQVVDMVELVSARTDLRRVGTRFTGLCPFHDERTPSFSVNAEHGLYHCFGCGASGDAIRFVQETEGLDFKASVELLAERSGTRLERENEDPRAEERRRRRERLQGLVERAAAFYARFLWEAAEASPAREYLASRGLEEKVLREFRVGYSPKPWDRIVLAAQRDGFSVEEVAAAGLGRRGRQGGFYDAFRGRIMFPLADRNGRVRGFGARALRDDQGAKYVNTSENDLFQKGSQLFGLDRARGAAAKAGHVIVVEGYTDVLALHQAGITEVVAAMGTSLTEQQMAALSWAAKTVYLALDPDSAGQDAMLRAARAAQKRDLELLVIDLPEGSDPADLVARAGVDEFTRARDRAIGVPEFEVRRVIADVDPEKPREVDAALQRVRPIVGAVPRDTKTWLELVRFVSNRLDVPEHLVTQPAPQATVAPSAPAAGRPGGNGRPDVDLMRKRERVFMSMCLAERAAGRGYLERLSDQHLSSAVLREARDWIGAHFEDPLAELPDDASVSAAVTEIAMGADDQVPSPTTLELTFLDLESRRIDRALRHAGQEGDAAAQRSLVTEREAVRARVDELLGGEL from the coding sequence ATGTCCCTCTACACCACGGACTCGATCGAGCGCGTCAAGCAGGTCGTGGACATGGTCGAGCTGGTGAGCGCGCGCACGGACCTGCGCCGGGTGGGCACGCGCTTCACCGGACTGTGCCCGTTCCACGACGAGCGCACGCCGTCGTTCTCGGTCAACGCCGAGCACGGGCTCTACCACTGCTTCGGCTGCGGGGCGTCGGGCGATGCCATCCGCTTCGTGCAGGAGACGGAGGGCCTCGACTTCAAGGCCTCGGTCGAGCTGCTGGCCGAGCGCTCGGGCACGCGGCTGGAGCGCGAGAACGAGGATCCGCGCGCCGAGGAGCGCCGCCGCCGCCGCGAGCGCCTCCAGGGGCTCGTGGAGCGCGCCGCGGCGTTCTACGCCAGGTTCCTCTGGGAGGCCGCCGAGGCGTCGCCCGCGCGCGAGTACCTCGCCTCACGGGGGCTGGAGGAGAAGGTGCTGCGCGAGTTCCGCGTGGGCTACTCGCCCAAGCCGTGGGACCGGATCGTGCTCGCGGCGCAGAGGGACGGCTTCTCGGTGGAGGAGGTCGCGGCGGCCGGGCTCGGCCGGCGCGGGCGCCAGGGCGGGTTCTACGACGCCTTTCGCGGCCGCATCATGTTCCCGCTCGCCGACCGCAACGGGCGCGTCCGCGGCTTCGGCGCCCGCGCGCTGCGCGACGACCAGGGCGCGAAGTACGTCAATACCAGCGAGAACGACCTCTTCCAGAAGGGCAGCCAGCTATTCGGGCTCGACCGGGCGCGCGGAGCGGCCGCCAAAGCAGGCCACGTGATCGTGGTGGAGGGCTACACGGATGTGCTGGCCCTGCACCAGGCGGGTATCACAGAGGTTGTGGCCGCTATGGGCACATCCCTCACCGAGCAGCAGATGGCCGCGCTGTCGTGGGCGGCAAAGACCGTCTATCTCGCTCTGGACCCCGACAGCGCCGGCCAGGACGCCATGCTCCGGGCGGCCCGGGCCGCCCAGAAGCGCGACCTGGAGCTGCTGGTCATCGATCTTCCGGAGGGCAGCGACCCGGCCGATCTCGTCGCCCGTGCCGGCGTGGACGAGTTCACCCGGGCCAGGGACAGGGCGATCGGGGTGCCCGAGTTTGAGGTCAGGCGGGTGATTGCCGATGTAGACCCGGAGAAGCCACGGGAGGTGGACGCCGCGCTGCAGCGGGTACGCCCAATCGTGGGTGCAGTGCCTCGAGATACCAAAACTTGGCTTGAGCTTGTGCGTTTCGTATCCAACAGACTTGATGTGCCCGAGCACCTCGTGACCCAGCCCGCCCCCCAAGCCACCGTCGCGCCGTCCGCGCCTGCGGCCGGGCGCCCGGGGGGCAACGGCCGGCCCGACGTGGACCTCATGCGCAAGCGCGAGCGCGTCTTCATGAGCATGTGCCTGGCGGAGCGCGCCGCGGGGCGCGGCTACCTCGAGCGTCTGAGCGACCAGCACCTCTCGTCCGCCGTGCTGCGCGAGGCACGCGACTGGATCGGAGCGCATTTCGAGGATCCGCTGGCGGAGCTGCCGGACGACGCCTCGGTGTCGGCGGCGGTCACCGAGATCGCGATGGGCGCGGACGACCAGGTGCCGTCACCCACGACGCTGGAGCTCACATTCCTCGACCTGGAGTCGCGGCGCATCGACCGCGCGCTGCGTCACGCGGGCCAGGAGGGCGACGCAGCCGCTCAGCGCAGCCTGGTGACAGAGCGCGAGGCCGTCCGCGCGCGCGTCGACGAGCTGCTGGGGGGCGAGCTGTGA
- a CDS encoding deoxyguanosinetriphosphate triphosphohydrolase yields the protein MSQRTADRPLRDRVEAWEEAFLSPHACRSYPAERAVAEEDSPVRTPFQRDRDRIVHSKAFRRLKHKTQVFISPEGDHYRTRLTHTLETCGIARTVARALALNEDLTEAVGLGHDLGHPPFGHIGEKVLDDCLKERFGTRFFHNHHSLRVVERLEGLNVCEQVRDGILRHRGGPEKPATLEGRIVRLVDRIAYINHDIDDALRAGVLAARDLPAAEIDVLGPTGSARIDTLVRDVVAHSREADDIVQGEEVGEAMDRLRTFMFERVYLAPAAQRELPRIERMMRALFDHYAEHPPAAVTEDATEAERVTDYLAGMTDRFAVRAFSDLSVPHGF from the coding sequence ATGTCCCAGCGGACCGCCGACCGCCCTCTACGCGATCGCGTCGAGGCGTGGGAGGAGGCCTTCCTCTCGCCCCACGCGTGTCGCTCGTACCCGGCGGAGCGCGCCGTGGCGGAGGAGGACTCGCCGGTGCGCACGCCGTTCCAGCGCGACCGCGACCGGATCGTGCACTCCAAGGCCTTCCGGCGCCTCAAGCACAAGACGCAGGTGTTCATCTCGCCCGAGGGCGACCACTACCGCACGCGGCTCACGCACACGCTCGAGACGTGCGGCATCGCGCGCACGGTGGCGCGCGCGCTCGCTCTCAACGAGGACCTCACGGAGGCCGTCGGGCTGGGGCACGACCTGGGTCACCCGCCCTTCGGCCACATCGGCGAGAAGGTGCTCGACGACTGCCTGAAGGAACGGTTCGGCACGCGCTTCTTCCACAACCACCACTCGCTGCGGGTGGTGGAGCGGCTCGAGGGGCTCAACGTCTGCGAGCAGGTGCGCGACGGCATCCTGCGCCACCGCGGCGGTCCGGAGAAGCCGGCCACGCTGGAGGGGCGGATCGTGCGCCTCGTGGACCGCATCGCCTACATCAACCACGACATCGACGACGCCCTGCGCGCCGGCGTGCTCGCCGCCCGCGACCTGCCGGCGGCCGAGATCGACGTGCTGGGCCCCACCGGCTCCGCGCGCATCGACACGCTGGTGCGGGACGTGGTGGCCCACTCCCGGGAGGCTGACGACATCGTCCAGGGCGAGGAGGTGGGGGAGGCCATGGACCGGCTGCGCACCTTCATGTTCGAGCGCGTGTATCTGGCACCCGCAGCGCAGCGCGAGCTGCCGCGGATCGAGCGGATGATGCGGGCCCTCTTCGACCACTACGCCGAGCACCCGCCCGCGGCGGTCACCGAGGACGCCACAGAGGCCGAGCGCGTGACCGACTACCTCGCGGGGATGACCGATCGCTTCGCGGTGCGGGCGTTCTCCGACCTCTCGGTTCCGCACGGCTTCTAG